One stretch of Streptomyces sp. NBC_00443 DNA includes these proteins:
- a CDS encoding alpha/beta fold hydrolase: MTVSYRQPGVVLTDRHFTVPLDHDAPTGETIELYAREVVASDKAHQDQPWLVYLQGGPGFGANRFVGKGAWLGRALKEYRVLLLDQRGTGHSAPANRQTLPLRGTPAEQADHLTHFRADSIVRDCEAIRREVTGGAPWTVLGQSFGGFCTVNYLSTAPEGLTAAVVTGGLPSLDAHADDVYRAAYPRIERKVAAHYARYPQDVERARRIADHLLASDVVLPNGYRLTAEAFQSLGILLGGGEGSHRLHYLLEDAFVRTPQGSALSDAFQEEVQGLLSYASHPLYALVHEAIYGQDTRPTNWSAERVRAEFPQFDAAKTLAGDGPLLFTGETIHPWMFDCDPALRPLRETAELLAARTDWKPLYDPARLAANEVPVAAAVYHDDMYVDTAHSLATARAIRGLRTWVTDEFEHDGVRAGGPRVLDRLLALTRDEA; the protein is encoded by the coding sequence TTGACCGTCAGCTACCGCCAGCCCGGCGTCGTCCTCACCGACCGCCACTTCACCGTGCCCCTCGACCACGACGCCCCGACGGGCGAGACGATCGAGCTCTACGCCCGTGAGGTCGTCGCCAGCGACAAGGCACACCAGGACCAGCCGTGGCTGGTCTACCTCCAGGGCGGCCCCGGCTTCGGGGCGAACCGTTTCGTCGGCAAGGGCGCCTGGCTCGGCCGCGCGCTCAAGGAGTACCGCGTCCTGCTGCTGGACCAGCGCGGCACCGGCCACTCCGCGCCCGCCAACCGCCAGACCCTCCCGCTGCGCGGCACCCCCGCCGAACAGGCCGACCACCTCACGCACTTCCGTGCCGACTCGATCGTGCGTGACTGCGAGGCGATCCGCCGTGAGGTGACCGGCGGCGCTCCCTGGACCGTCCTCGGCCAGAGCTTCGGCGGCTTCTGCACGGTCAACTACCTCTCCACCGCCCCCGAGGGCCTGACCGCCGCGGTCGTCACCGGCGGCCTGCCCTCCCTCGACGCGCACGCCGACGACGTCTATCGCGCGGCCTACCCGCGGATCGAGCGCAAGGTCGCCGCGCACTACGCCCGCTACCCGCAGGACGTCGAGCGCGCCCGCCGAATCGCCGACCACCTCCTCGCAAGCGATGTGGTCCTGCCGAACGGCTACCGCCTCACCGCCGAGGCCTTCCAGTCCCTCGGTATCCTCCTCGGCGGCGGCGAGGGCAGCCACCGCCTGCACTACCTGCTGGAGGACGCCTTCGTCCGCACCCCCCAGGGATCCGCCCTCTCGGACGCCTTCCAGGAGGAGGTCCAGGGCCTGCTGTCGTACGCGAGCCACCCGCTCTACGCCCTCGTCCACGAGGCGATCTACGGCCAGGACACGCGCCCCACCAACTGGTCCGCCGAGCGCGTTCGCGCGGAGTTCCCGCAGTTCGACGCGGCCAAGACCCTCGCGGGCGACGGACCGCTGCTGTTCACCGGCGAGACGATCCACCCGTGGATGTTCGACTGCGATCCGGCGCTGCGCCCGCTGCGCGAGACCGCCGAACTCCTTGCCGCCCGCACCGACTGGAAGCCCCTGTACGACCCGGCGCGCCTCGCCGCCAACGAGGTGCCGGTCGCGGCCGCCGTCTACCACGACGACATGTACGTCGACACCGCCCACTCCCTCGCCACCGCCCGCGCGATCCGCGGACTGCGGACCTGGGTGACGGACGAGTTCGAGCACGACGGCGTACGGGCCGGCGGCCCCCGCGTCCTGGACCGGCTGCTCGCGCTCACCCGTGACGAAGCGTGA
- a CDS encoding LacI family DNA-binding transcriptional regulator: MAQSVGIKDVARAAGVSVGTVSNVINRPDAVATETRARVQSAIDRLGYVRSESARQLRAGRSRIMGLLVLDMGNPFFVDVARGAERTARDAGLGVMVCNSAQSAGEEADYLSLFAEQRVRGVLLTPADATGRNIETFRRHNIPFVLVDRVAEGTTECSVSVDDVAGGALAVRHLVDAGHRSIAYVSGPPGLNQVRDRRTGALNALAEAGLGPENLRELPTERLDVAAGRDAGARLLGLADRPTAVFCANDLLALGVLQAMYAAGVGVPDDLAIVGYDDIEFAAAAAVPLTSVRQPAVTMGTLAAEMLLEETEEETGTKRHEHRRVVLQPELVVRRSSLSAR, from the coding sequence ATGGCCCAGTCGGTGGGTATCAAGGACGTCGCACGCGCCGCCGGAGTCTCCGTCGGCACGGTGTCCAACGTCATCAACCGTCCGGACGCGGTCGCCACGGAGACCCGGGCGCGGGTGCAGTCCGCGATAGACCGGCTGGGCTATGTCCGCAGCGAGTCCGCGCGCCAGCTGCGCGCGGGACGCAGCCGGATCATGGGGCTGCTCGTCCTCGACATGGGCAACCCGTTCTTCGTCGACGTGGCGCGCGGCGCCGAGCGGACCGCGCGGGACGCCGGGCTCGGCGTGATGGTCTGCAACAGCGCGCAGAGCGCCGGCGAGGAGGCCGACTACCTGTCCCTCTTCGCCGAACAGCGTGTGCGGGGCGTGCTGCTGACCCCGGCCGACGCCACCGGACGCAACATCGAAACGTTTCGCCGCCACAACATCCCCTTCGTCCTGGTCGACCGGGTCGCCGAGGGCACCACCGAGTGCTCGGTCTCCGTCGACGACGTCGCGGGCGGCGCGCTGGCCGTACGCCACCTCGTCGACGCCGGGCACCGCTCCATCGCCTACGTCAGCGGCCCGCCCGGCCTCAACCAGGTCCGCGACCGCCGCACCGGCGCCCTGAACGCGCTGGCGGAGGCGGGCCTCGGCCCCGAGAACCTGCGCGAGCTGCCTACCGAGCGGCTCGACGTCGCCGCCGGCCGGGACGCGGGTGCCCGCCTGCTCGGCCTCGCCGACCGCCCGACCGCCGTCTTCTGCGCCAACGACCTGCTCGCCCTGGGCGTCCTGCAGGCCATGTACGCCGCGGGCGTCGGCGTCCCCGACGACCTCGCGATCGTCGGCTACGACGACATCGAGTTCGCGGCCGCCGCGGCCGTCCCCCTCACCTCCGTACGGCAGCCCGCGGTCACCATGGGCACTCTCGCGGCGGAGATGCTGCTGGAGGAGACGGAGGAGGAGACCGGGACGAAGCGGCACGAGCACCGGCGTGTCGTACTCCAGCCCGAGCTGGTGGTGCGGCGCTCCAGCCTGTCGGCCCGCTGA
- a CDS encoding BNR repeat-containing protein has translation MKRRTLLGAALAGAVMTPALASGTARAADPGPSLTLTGTTTLDTQAIFFVSYDGLVNNNAFQKNGLLTYKGYQYAVWYTADRGAVVGRRALGATTWSTVKVGHTLRYNDSHNVISMGISKVDGRLHLNMDSHSDGFTYVKSVAGLMDSPAGLSWTASRFGAPQSTMDGLALTSQFTYPQFISTPEGGLQLSYRVAVSGNGRNALAEYNGSAWTDLGEWSSSTGTYTSEHGSSTARNMYLHGIDYDRGGRLHSFFTWREQNGAVMCNGGGITNHDTGYVYSDDRGRTWRNNAGTVVGTTGGSDKVAVTDSGLVIDAINPDHSLMNQESQFTDSAGLPHAIISYVPGRFGQCTTNYVADRTANGRAFHVRKNASGTWQKTEIPVPLNSSQRTKLILDKYDNAYAIFPFCRIAGASKASGHTDWTVLYDGVTAGLNAFGEVVIDETRVGQDHYLSIMYQEKSSGTTPSALRNLNFRLPA, from the coding sequence ATGAAGAGACGCACCCTGCTGGGCGCCGCCCTCGCCGGAGCCGTGATGACCCCCGCCCTCGCCTCCGGCACCGCCCGCGCGGCCGACCCCGGTCCGTCCCTCACCCTGACCGGCACGACCACGCTCGACACGCAGGCCATCTTCTTCGTGTCGTACGACGGACTGGTCAACAACAACGCCTTCCAGAAGAACGGCCTGCTGACCTACAAGGGCTACCAGTACGCCGTCTGGTACACCGCCGACCGAGGCGCCGTCGTCGGCCGCCGCGCGCTCGGCGCCACCACCTGGTCCACGGTCAAGGTGGGCCACACCCTGCGCTACAACGACTCCCACAACGTCATCTCGATGGGGATCTCGAAGGTCGACGGCCGCCTTCACCTCAACATGGACTCGCACAGCGACGGCTTCACCTACGTCAAGTCCGTCGCCGGGCTGATGGACAGCCCGGCAGGCCTGAGCTGGACCGCGAGCCGCTTCGGCGCACCCCAGTCGACCATGGACGGCCTCGCCCTCACCTCGCAGTTCACCTACCCGCAGTTCATCTCCACCCCCGAAGGCGGACTCCAGCTCAGCTACCGGGTCGCCGTCTCCGGAAACGGCCGCAACGCCCTCGCCGAGTACAACGGTTCGGCCTGGACCGACCTCGGCGAGTGGTCCAGCTCCACGGGCACGTACACCAGCGAACACGGCTCGTCGACCGCCCGCAACATGTACCTGCACGGCATCGACTACGACCGGGGCGGCCGCCTGCACTCCTTCTTCACCTGGCGCGAGCAGAACGGCGCCGTGATGTGCAACGGCGGCGGCATCACCAACCACGACACCGGCTATGTCTACTCCGACGACCGCGGCCGCACCTGGCGCAACAACGCCGGCACCGTCGTCGGCACGACCGGCGGCTCCGACAAGGTCGCCGTCACCGACAGCGGCCTGGTGATCGACGCAATCAACCCCGACCACTCCCTGATGAACCAGGAGAGCCAGTTCACCGACTCCGCGGGCCTGCCGCACGCGATCATCAGCTACGTCCCCGGCCGCTTCGGGCAGTGCACCACGAACTACGTAGCCGACCGCACCGCGAACGGCCGCGCCTTCCACGTCCGCAAGAACGCCTCGGGCACCTGGCAGAAGACCGAGATCCCCGTCCCGCTGAACTCCAGCCAGCGCACCAAGCTGATCCTGGACAAGTACGACAACGCGTACGCGATCTTCCCGTTCTGCCGGATCGCCGGAGCCTCCAAGGCCTCCGGACACACGGACTGGACGGTGCTGTACGACGGTGTCACCGCAGGGCTGAACGCCTTCGGCGAGGTCGTGATCGACGAGACGCGCGTCGGCCAGGACCACTACCTGTCGATCATGTACCAGGAGAAGTCCAGCGGTACGACGCCCTCGGCGCTGCGTAACCTCAACTTCCGCCTGCCTGCCTGA
- a CDS encoding L-rhamnose mutarotase, giving the protein MQRVCFLLKVRQDRLDEYRERHAAVWPEMLEALSATGWHNYSLFLRDDGLLVGYLETGDFAAAQAGMAATEVNARWQKEMAPFFESLDGARPDEAMKPLTEVFHLA; this is encoded by the coding sequence ATGCAGCGCGTGTGCTTCCTGCTGAAGGTCCGTCAGGACCGCCTGGACGAGTACCGCGAGCGGCACGCCGCCGTGTGGCCGGAGATGCTCGAAGCGCTCTCCGCCACCGGCTGGCACAACTACTCGCTCTTCCTGCGCGACGACGGCCTCCTCGTCGGCTATCTGGAGACCGGGGACTTCGCCGCCGCCCAGGCCGGCATGGCGGCCACGGAGGTCAACGCCCGCTGGCAGAAGGAGATGGCGCCGTTCTTCGAGTCGCTGGACGGCGCCCGCCCCGACGAGGCCATGAAACCGCTCACGGAAGTGTTCCACCTCGCCTGA
- the rhaS gene encoding rhamnose ABC transporter substrate-binding protein, which produces MRKSSLRRASAALAAATSLALALTACGGTTKEDVKNEGASAATAGKADPNAELKKGLTVGFLPKQVNNPYFTSADKGGEAALKELGSSYKEVGPSSATDTAGQVSYVNTLTQQQVDAMAVSAQDPGALCTALKQAMKNDIKVVTYDSDTTADCRNAFVSQASAEDLGRTEVQLLAEQIDYKGEIAILSAAQTATNQNTWIDFMKDELKDPKYKDIKLVKIAYGNDDAQQSFQQTQGLLQEYPNLKGIISPTTVGIKAAAQYISGSKYKGKVKLTGLGTPNDMRKYVKNGTVEAFELWDPSKLGELAARTAVALVSGQITGKEGETFEAGDMGEYTIGKDGVISLGKPTVFDAKNIDKFNF; this is translated from the coding sequence ATGCGCAAGTCATCCCTCCGCCGCGCCTCCGCGGCCCTCGCCGCCGCCACGTCCCTCGCTCTCGCCCTCACCGCCTGCGGGGGCACCACCAAAGAGGACGTCAAGAACGAGGGCGCCTCCGCCGCCACCGCCGGCAAGGCCGACCCGAACGCCGAGTTGAAGAAGGGCCTGACCGTCGGCTTCCTGCCCAAGCAGGTCAACAACCCCTACTTCACCTCCGCCGACAAGGGCGGCGAGGCGGCGCTGAAGGAGCTGGGCTCCAGCTACAAGGAGGTCGGGCCGTCCAGCGCGACCGACACCGCCGGGCAGGTGAGTTACGTCAACACGCTCACCCAGCAGCAGGTCGACGCGATGGCCGTCTCCGCGCAGGACCCGGGCGCCCTGTGCACCGCGCTGAAGCAGGCCATGAAGAACGACATCAAGGTCGTCACCTACGACTCCGACACCACCGCCGACTGCCGCAACGCCTTCGTCTCGCAGGCGTCCGCCGAGGACCTCGGCCGCACCGAGGTGCAGCTGCTCGCCGAACAGATCGACTACAAGGGCGAGATCGCGATCCTGTCCGCCGCGCAGACCGCGACGAACCAGAACACCTGGATCGACTTCATGAAGGACGAGCTCAAGGACCCCAAGTACAAGGACATCAAGCTCGTCAAGATCGCCTACGGCAACGACGACGCCCAGCAGTCCTTCCAGCAGACCCAGGGCCTGCTCCAGGAGTACCCGAACCTGAAGGGGATCATCTCCCCGACGACGGTCGGCATCAAGGCGGCCGCCCAGTACATCTCCGGCTCCAAGTACAAGGGCAAGGTCAAGCTGACCGGTCTCGGCACCCCGAACGACATGCGCAAGTACGTCAAGAACGGGACCGTCGAGGCGTTCGAGCTGTGGGACCCCTCGAAGCTCGGCGAGCTGGCCGCCCGTACCGCCGTCGCCCTGGTCTCCGGCCAGATCACCGGCAAGGAGGGCGAGACCTTCGAGGCCGGCGACATGGGCGAGTACACCATCGGCAAGGACGGTGTGATCAGCCTCGGCAAGCCGACCGTGTTCGACGCCAAGAACATCGACAAGTTCAATTTCTGA
- a CDS encoding ABC transporter permease, translating into MADSSLARAVRWDTVVGALLIVVLLLSFTTVDGFGNALNLSFLIGNTLPIALIALPMTLLVVSGEIDLSVASTAGLSGAVMGALWNQGMTIETIIPICLLLGVVCGLINGLLVTRLGLPSLAVTIGTLAAYRGIAQIVLGSDAVTDFPSQYLDFAAGRIGDTFIPYAFLPFLVLLAIAVVALHATPFGRSVFATGASEEAARFAGIRVKRQKLILFTVTGLMASLTGIFWALHYASARYDNATGLELSVVAAVLLGGIDFDGGKGTLGGAIAGVFLLGALQNVMSLQDVSAQSQIVVTGVLLVLSVLGPRVARQISVARAGRRAASTPTS; encoded by the coding sequence ATGGCTGACTCGTCGCTCGCGCGCGCCGTTCGCTGGGACACGGTCGTCGGCGCCCTTCTGATCGTCGTGCTCCTGCTGTCCTTCACCACGGTCGATGGCTTCGGAAACGCTCTCAACCTGTCGTTCCTGATCGGGAACACCCTTCCGATCGCTTTGATCGCCCTGCCGATGACGCTGCTGGTCGTCTCGGGCGAGATCGATCTCTCGGTCGCATCGACCGCCGGGCTCTCGGGCGCGGTGATGGGTGCGCTGTGGAACCAGGGCATGACGATCGAGACGATCATCCCGATCTGCCTCCTGCTCGGTGTGGTGTGCGGTCTGATCAACGGGCTCCTGGTGACCAGGCTGGGCCTGCCGTCCCTCGCCGTCACGATCGGCACCCTCGCCGCCTACCGGGGCATCGCACAGATCGTGCTCGGGTCGGACGCGGTGACCGACTTCCCGTCCCAGTACCTGGACTTCGCCGCCGGACGGATCGGGGACACGTTCATTCCGTACGCGTTCCTGCCCTTCCTCGTCCTGCTCGCCATCGCCGTGGTCGCGCTGCACGCCACCCCGTTCGGACGGTCGGTCTTCGCCACCGGCGCGAGCGAGGAGGCGGCGCGCTTCGCCGGTATCCGCGTCAAGCGGCAGAAGCTGATCCTGTTCACGGTGACCGGCCTGATGGCCTCCCTCACCGGCATCTTCTGGGCGCTGCACTACGCGAGCGCCCGCTACGACAACGCCACGGGGCTCGAACTCTCCGTCGTGGCCGCCGTGTTGCTCGGCGGCATCGACTTCGACGGCGGCAAGGGCACGCTGGGCGGCGCCATCGCCGGGGTGTTCCTGCTGGGGGCGCTGCAGAACGTCATGAGCCTCCAGGACGTCTCCGCCCAGTCGCAGATCGTCGTCACCGGCGTCCTGCTCGTGCTGTCCGTGCTCGGCCCGCGGGTCGCACGGCAGATCTCCGTGGCGAGGGCGGGCCGTAGAGCCGCCTCGACTCCGACCTCGTAA
- a CDS encoding ABC transporter permease gives MTVITPKEAPVTDVPKSSGTRLVDRVFKMRELAILVVFVVMIVVTQLGNSEFLTEQGIKDLLLNATILVLVATGQSLVVITRNVDLSVGSTLGISAFAAGTYLQGGGNPVVAVLLAVLLGIGFGLLNGLLVSLGQVPALVVTLGTLYIIRGIDSIWVGSRQITAADLPDGFVDFGSGGISAVPWLALIALAVLVATAYYLRHFGSGRELYALGSNPEAARLAGIPVRKRILAAYTFCGALAGLAGALYLARFGNVDSGTGNGYELTVVSAVVVGGVVFTGGSGSVYGAALGALLLTSINSVLPALGVSSVWVLAINGILLILAIAVDRIVALRVANALKKRNARHG, from the coding sequence ATGACGGTGATCACTCCCAAGGAGGCACCTGTCACCGACGTGCCGAAGTCCAGCGGCACCCGCCTGGTCGACCGCGTCTTCAAGATGCGTGAACTCGCCATCCTGGTCGTCTTCGTGGTGATGATCGTCGTCACCCAGCTGGGCAACAGCGAGTTCCTCACCGAGCAGGGCATCAAGGACCTGCTGCTGAACGCGACGATCCTCGTCCTGGTCGCCACGGGCCAGTCCCTGGTCGTCATCACGAGGAACGTGGACCTGTCGGTCGGCTCGACGCTCGGCATCAGCGCCTTCGCCGCCGGAACGTACCTCCAGGGCGGCGGGAACCCGGTCGTCGCCGTGCTCCTGGCGGTCCTGCTGGGCATCGGCTTCGGCTTGCTGAACGGCCTGCTCGTCAGCCTCGGCCAGGTGCCCGCGCTCGTCGTCACCCTCGGCACGCTCTACATCATCCGCGGCATCGACTCCATCTGGGTCGGCTCCCGCCAGATCACCGCGGCCGACCTCCCGGACGGCTTCGTCGACTTCGGCTCCGGCGGCATCTCCGCGGTGCCGTGGCTGGCGCTGATCGCCCTCGCCGTGCTGGTGGCGACCGCGTACTACCTCAGGCACTTCGGCAGCGGCCGCGAGCTGTACGCCCTCGGCTCCAACCCGGAGGCCGCCCGCCTCGCCGGCATCCCGGTGCGCAAGCGGATCCTGGCCGCGTACACCTTCTGCGGTGCGCTCGCCGGTCTCGCGGGCGCCCTGTACCTCGCCCGGTTCGGCAACGTCGACTCCGGCACCGGCAACGGCTACGAACTCACCGTCGTCAGCGCGGTCGTGGTCGGCGGTGTCGTCTTCACCGGCGGCTCCGGCAGCGTCTACGGTGCCGCGCTCGGCGCGCTGCTGCTGACCTCCATCAACAGCGTCCTGCCCGCCCTCGGCGTCAGCTCCGTCTGGGTGCTCGCCATCAACGGCATCCTGCTCATCCTCGCCATCGCGGTCGACCGGATCGTCGCGCTGCGCGTGGCCAACGCCCTGAAGAAGAGGAACGCCCGCCATGGCTGA
- a CDS encoding sugar ABC transporter ATP-binding protein gives MTHPSTTGPAPVLALRDISKSFGAVRALRDVSLELFPGEVHALAGENGAGKSTLIKTLAGVHRPDAGQVLLDGAPVVFHGPGDARDAGIAVIYQEPTLFPDLSIAENIFMGRQPRRALGRIDHKATHTATLALMQRLGVELDPDRPARGLSIADQQIVEIAKALSFDARVLIMDEPTAALTGSEVARLFGVVRTLREQGAAVLFISHRLEEIFQICRRVTTLRDGAWIASEPLDGMTEEDLVRRMVGRDLDDLYPKQDVKPGEVALSVRRLTREGVFTDVSFDVRRGEIVGLAGLVGAGRTEVARAVFGIDRWDAGEVSVGGKALTNGAPSTAMACGLALVPEDRRAQGLVMDMSIERNIGLTGLRTTVRAGLMDRGAERSRSLDWAVKLQVKYARIADTVNTLSGGNQQKVVLAKWLATGPEVLIVDEPTRGIDVGTKAEVHRLLSELAADGVAVLMISSDLPEILGMADRVLVMHEGRLTAEIPRSEATEETVMAAATGRAAA, from the coding sequence ATGACCCACCCGTCCACCACGGGTCCGGCCCCGGTTCTGGCGCTCAGGGACATCTCGAAGTCCTTCGGCGCGGTCCGCGCCCTGCGGGACGTCTCCCTGGAGCTGTTTCCCGGGGAGGTGCACGCCCTCGCCGGGGAGAACGGCGCGGGCAAGTCGACCCTGATCAAGACGCTCGCCGGAGTGCACCGGCCGGACGCCGGCCAGGTGCTGCTCGACGGCGCGCCCGTCGTCTTCCACGGACCCGGCGACGCCCGCGACGCCGGTATCGCCGTGATCTACCAGGAGCCGACCCTCTTCCCCGACCTGTCGATCGCCGAGAACATCTTCATGGGCCGTCAGCCCCGGCGCGCCCTCGGCCGGATCGACCACAAGGCCACGCACACGGCGACCCTCGCCCTGATGCAGCGCCTCGGCGTCGAACTCGACCCCGACCGGCCCGCGCGCGGCCTGTCCATCGCCGACCAGCAGATCGTCGAGATCGCCAAGGCGCTCTCCTTCGACGCCCGCGTCCTGATCATGGACGAGCCGACCGCCGCCCTCACCGGCAGCGAGGTCGCCCGGCTCTTCGGCGTCGTTCGCACCCTGCGCGAACAGGGCGCCGCCGTCCTCTTCATCTCCCATCGGCTGGAGGAGATCTTCCAGATCTGCCGGCGGGTCACCACCCTGCGCGACGGCGCCTGGATCGCCAGCGAGCCGCTGGACGGCATGACCGAGGAGGACCTCGTACGCCGGATGGTCGGCCGCGACCTCGACGACCTGTACCCCAAGCAGGACGTGAAGCCGGGCGAAGTGGCCCTGAGCGTCCGCAGGTTGACCCGTGAGGGCGTCTTCACCGATGTCTCCTTCGACGTACGACGCGGTGAGATCGTCGGTCTCGCGGGGCTCGTCGGCGCGGGCCGTACCGAGGTCGCGCGGGCCGTGTTCGGCATCGACCGGTGGGACGCGGGCGAGGTGTCCGTCGGCGGCAAGGCGCTCACCAACGGCGCCCCCTCCACCGCCATGGCCTGCGGCCTCGCCCTGGTCCCCGAGGACCGGCGGGCTCAAGGCCTGGTCATGGACATGTCCATCGAGCGCAACATCGGCCTCACCGGGCTGCGTACGACCGTCAGGGCCGGCCTGATGGACCGCGGCGCCGAGCGCAGCCGCTCCCTCGACTGGGCCGTCAAGCTCCAGGTCAAGTACGCGCGGATCGCCGACACGGTCAACACCCTGTCCGGCGGCAACCAGCAGAAGGTCGTCCTCGCCAAGTGGCTCGCCACCGGCCCCGAGGTGCTGATCGTCGACGAGCCGACCCGGGGCATCGACGTCGGTACGAAGGCCGAAGTGCACCGGCTGCTCAGCGAGTTGGCCGCCGACGGCGTGGCCGTTCTGATGATCTCCTCCGACCTGCCCGAGATCCTCGGCATGGCCGACCGCGTGCTCGTGATGCACGAGGGCCGCCTCACCGCCGAGATCCCACGCTCCGAAGCCACCGAGGAAACCGTGATGGCCGCAGCAACGGGGAGGGCCGCCGCATGA
- the rhaI gene encoding L-rhamnose isomerase gives MTELAAVKAALKTQAVETPSWAYGNSGTRFKVFAQQGVPRTPQEKLDDAAQVHAFTGVAPTVALHIPWDKVDDYAALAKHAQERGVKLGAINSNTFQDDDYKLGSICHPDAAVRRKAVDHLLECVDIMDATGSADLKLWFADGTNYPGQDDIRSRQDRLAEGLAEVYERLGDGQRMLLEYKFFEPAFYTTDVPDWGTAYAHCLKLGPKAQVVVDTGHHAPGTNIEFIVATLLREGKLGGFDFNSRFYADDDLMVGAADPFQLFRIMYEVLRGGGFTSDVAFMLDQCHNIEAKIPAIIRSVMNVQEATGKALLVDRSALAEAQASGDVLGANAVLMDAYNTDVRPLLAEVREEMGLDADPMGAYRRSGWAEKVVAERVGGQQAGWGA, from the coding sequence GTGACCGAGCTCGCCGCGGTGAAGGCCGCACTCAAGACCCAGGCAGTCGAAACGCCGTCGTGGGCGTACGGGAACTCGGGGACGCGGTTCAAGGTGTTCGCCCAGCAAGGCGTTCCCCGGACACCGCAGGAGAAGCTGGACGACGCCGCTCAGGTGCACGCGTTCACCGGTGTCGCCCCGACCGTCGCCCTGCACATTCCGTGGGACAAGGTCGACGACTATGCGGCGCTGGCCAAGCACGCCCAGGAGCGCGGCGTGAAGCTCGGCGCGATCAACTCCAACACCTTCCAGGACGACGACTACAAGCTGGGCAGCATCTGCCACCCGGACGCGGCGGTACGGCGCAAGGCCGTCGATCATCTGCTGGAGTGCGTCGACATCATGGACGCGACGGGCTCCGCCGATCTGAAGCTGTGGTTCGCGGACGGCACGAACTATCCCGGGCAGGATGACATCCGCTCGCGGCAGGACCGCCTGGCCGAGGGGTTGGCTGAGGTGTACGAGCGTCTCGGGGACGGGCAGCGGATGCTGCTGGAGTACAAGTTCTTCGAGCCGGCCTTCTACACGACGGACGTGCCGGACTGGGGCACGGCGTACGCGCACTGTCTGAAGCTCGGGCCGAAGGCGCAGGTCGTCGTCGACACCGGGCATCACGCGCCGGGCACCAACATCGAGTTCATCGTCGCGACGCTGCTGCGGGAGGGGAAGCTCGGCGGATTCGACTTCAACTCGCGCTTCTACGCCGACGACGACCTGATGGTGGGGGCCGCGGATCCGTTCCAGTTGTTCCGGATCATGTACGAGGTGCTGCGTGGGGGCGGGTTCACGTCCGACGTGGCGTTCATGCTCGACCAGTGCCACAACATCGAGGCGAAGATCCCGGCGATCATCCGGTCCGTGATGAACGTGCAGGAGGCCACGGGGAAAGCGCTGCTGGTTGACCGGTCTGCGTTGGCCGAGGCGCAGGCTTCCGGTGATGTGCTGGGCGCGAATGCGGTGCTCATGGATGCGTACAACACGGATGTGCGGCCGTTGCTGGCCGAGGTTCGGGAAGAGATGGGGCTCGATGCGGATCCCATGGGTGCGTATCGCCGTTCCGGATGGGCCGAGAAGGTTGTGGCTGAGCGGGTTGGTGGGCAGCAGGCCGGATGGGGGGCGTAG